The genome window CTGAGCGAAATACACGCTTGGGGAGAGGCGGCCAAAGTGTGGGGCGCGGTTGCGCGTGATATCAACGAAGCCGCCCCACGTGTAATCGAGCTTGACGTCAGCGAGCTGCGGAAACGTTTTCAGCAGGTCGCGCCGCATCGCTTCAGCAAGCTGTCGCGGTTCGCGCGTCGAATAGCTGACCTTGCCGCCCCATAACAAACGCCGGTCGGGCAGCGGGCGGAAATAGTCGAGCACGAAGCGGCTGTCGCATACCGCGGCATGAGCGGGCATCAGCGCGCTGGCGCGGGCGGGATCGAGTGCTTCAGTGGTGACCACATAGGTGCCGACCGGCATGATCTTGCGCGCGACGTCCGGTGCCAGTGCGCCGAGATACGCGTTACATGCCAGCACGACAAATTGCGCTCGCACGCTGCCGCGCGCGGTGTCGATGCGATGATGGCCGCTTGCTTCACGCCGTATTGCCGTCGCGCGGCTGTCTTCGAAAATGCGCGCGCCAGCGGCCGTTGCGGCCCGTGCGAGACCCAGGGTGTAGTTGAGCGGATGCAGATGGCCGCTATCGGGATCAAACAGTCCGCCGAGATAACGCGACGACTGCACGTAGCGCCCCAGTTCGCCACGTTCGATATAGCGCAGGCGGTCGTGGCCGAAGCGGCGCTGCGCAGCGTCTTGCGCCTGGCGTAGCGCGACGGTATCGCGCGTTTTGTTCGCTACGGTCAGATAGCCGGGTGTCAGGTCGCAGTCGATCTGATGGCGTTCGATGCGCGCGCGGATTTGCGCCAGCGTTTCTTGCCCCATGCTCCAGACTTGCCGGAGTTCATCGGCGGATAGATATGGGCTGAAGGTGTCGATGTCACAGGCGTAGCCGCCGATCATCTGCCCGCCATTGCGCCCGCTCGCGGCCCAGCCGACTTTCGCCGCTTCGAGCACCGCGACTGAATGTCCGCGTTCCACCAGATTGAGTGCGGTCGAGATGCCAGTCAGGCCCGCGCCGATCACACACACATCAACGTTGAGCGCCGTATCGAGCGGGGCATGCCGCGTGCTGTCGTTGGCCGTGGCCGCGTAGTACGACGCGGCATGCGGCTGGTTCGAGAAGGGGAGCATGGGTCGGGTTAATCACGCAGTAAGAGCATTGAAGAGACCGTGGGCCGTGGGCGATGGGTTGGGGTTCATCGCCTAGGTTCGGGTGGCGGCTGGCACATCCGGATAACGCGGGGCATCGGTCTGGGTATCTGCCGCGCTTGCGGTGCACGCTAGCTGCATGTCACGCGTGCGGCGCCGTTCGCGTTTCAGCAGCCCGTGGTTGATGCCGATGACGCCGATGGTCACGCTGCTGATAAACAGCGTGGCAAGTGCATTCATCTCTGGATTCAAGCCCAGCCGCACGCGCGAAAACACGATTAGTGGCAGGGTGGTTGAGCCGGGGCCGGAGAGAAAGGCCGAGAGCACCAGATCATCAATCGAAAGCGTGAACGATAGCAGCCAGCCCGATACCAGCGCTTGCGCAATGAGCGGTAGCGTAATCAGAAAGAACACTTTGAACGGCGTCGCGCCCAGGTTCAGCGCGGCTTCTTCGAGTGAGCGGTCGAGCTCTTTCACGCGTGACTGCACGACGATGGCGACATACGACAGGCACAGCATCACGTGGCCGATCCAGATGGTGGCGATGCCACGGCCGTGCGGCCAGCCCAGCATTTGTTCGAGCGCGACGAATAGCAACAGCAGCGAAATGCCCTGGATTACCTCGGGAATTACCAGCGGCGCATTCACCATTCCAGCGAACAGGGTGAAGCCGCGAAAACGGCCAAAGCGTGCCAGCACGAAGCCCGCCCACGTGCCGATCACGACCGAGGCGCAGGCGGTCATCAGGCCGATTTTCAGCGATAGCCAGGCCGCCGCCAGCAGTTCCCGGTCATCCAGCAGCGCGGCATACCACTTCAGCGAGAAGCCGGACCAGACGGTGACGAGCCTGGATTCGTTAAACGAAAACACGACGAGGCTGAGGATCGGCAGATAGAGAAACGAAAAACCGAGCGTGAGCGCTGTGCATGACAGCAAGCGGTTAGGGTGGGTCATGGGGCCTCCTCGAATTCTTTTACCTGGTAGTACTGGAACAGCGCCATCGGCACTAGCAACAGCAGCACCATGGTGACCGTGACAGCGGCTGCCATCGGCCAGTCCATGTTGTTGAAAAATTCATCCCACATCACGCGCCCGATCATCAGCGTGTCGGCCCCACCCAGCAGCTCTGGAATCACGTATTCGCCGACTGCTGGAATAAACACCAGCAAGCTGCCCGCGATGATGCCGTTTTTCGACAGCGGCAAGGTGATGCGAGTGAAGGCCGTCCAGGGTTTGGCCCCGAGATCGTAGGCCGCTTCGAGCAAACGCAGATCCATCTTCACCAGATGCGCGTAGAGCGGCATCACCATGAACGGCAAATACGAATACACCATGCCGAGATACACCCCAGCCTCGGTGCGGTACAGATGCAGCGGGCTATGAATCAGGCCGAGCGCGAGCAGCAGATGATTTAGCAGGCCTTCATCCTTAAGGATGCCGATCCATGCATAGACGCGGATCAGGAACGAAGTCCAGAACGGCAGCATGACCGCCATCATCAGCAGATGGCGTGTGCCTGGCGCGCTGCGTGCGATGTAGTACGCCATGGGAAAACCGAGCAGCAGGCAGCACACCGTGGACACCCCGGCCATCTTCACCGAGCTGAGCCAGGTTGCCACATACAGGCTGTCTTCCAGCAAGAACGCGTAGTGGCTGAACTGCAACGACAAATGCAGCGCACCATCGCGCAGCGTCGCTAGCCCGGTGTATGGAGGAATGCCCAAGTGCATTTCAGCGAAGCTGATTTTCAGCACCAGCACGAACGGCAGCGCAAAAAACACCGTCAGCCAGACAAACGGCGGGCCAATGACCAGACTGCGTCCCGAGGGCCGTAGGCGCGCGAGACGCTGCCTGAACCAGGATGGCGTGACGCGGGGGCTGGCAGCGGCTGGGCTGAGTGGCAGCGAAGGGGAGGAGGTGGTGTGTTTCATTGGGTGAGCACCACAGCGCTTTGGGGTGACCAGAAGACAAACACTTCGTCGTTCCAGACCGGGGCCCCGTCGTTCATTAGCAAGGTGCTGGACAGATTTGCCACGATGGTTTTGCCACTTTCGAGGCGCACGTGATACAGCGAATAGCCACCCATGTAAGCGACGTTGCTCACCACACCGCGTGCGCAGTTATGCGGTGATGCAGGACGCTCGCGCGAAACGCTCACGCGTTCGGGCCGCACGGAAATGCCGACGGCCATGCCCAATGGCCCGGTGATGCCGTGATTAATGTGCAGGCGGGTTTCAAGCTCAGGGCTTGCAACAAAAATATGATCCGGTTCGTCTTCCACCACGACGCCTTCGAACAGGTTGGTCGAGCCGATGAAGTTCGCTGAAAAGCGGCTATTCGGATATTCGTAAACCTCTAGTGGCGAGCCGGTCTGAATGATGCGGCCTTCGCTCATCACCGCCAGGCGGCTGGCCATCGTCATGGCTTCTTCCTGATCGTGCGTGACCATCACGCAAGTCACATCCACTTGCTCGATGATGCTGACCAGTTCGAGCTGGGTTTTCTGCCGGATTTGCTTGTCGAGCGCGGACATCGGTTCGTCCAGCAACAACAGCTTGGGCCGCTTGACCAATGCACGTGCCAGCGCCACGCGTTGTTGCTGGCCACCAGAAAGCTGATGAGGTTTGCGTTGCGCGTAGCGGTTCATCTGCACGAGCTGCAAGGCTTGCTCAACCCGTTCGCTGATTTCACGCCGTGGTGTGCCTTCCTGGCGCAAGCCAAACGCGACATTGCCCGCCACGGTCATGTGCGGGAATAACGCATACGACTGAAACATCATGTTGACCGGGCGGCGATACGGCGGCAGTGCGGCGAGGTCTTCGCCATCAATCAGGATGCGCCCCGAGGTGATGCTTTCGAGACCGGCGAGCATGCGCAGCAGGGTCGATTTGCCACAACCGGAACTGCCTAGCAAAGCGAACAGTTCATTGCGGGCGAGATCCAGATTGACGTGATCGACGGCGATGCTGCTGCCAAAGCGTTTCACCACGTTTTCGAGCCGTACGAACGCGGGCGCGGCGGCTGGAGCAAGCGCTGAGGGCTGTAGCCGGGGCACGGCGCTGGGGAGAGAGGACGACATCGGTTGCATGATCTAGCGGTTCTCCTTGCGACAGACTGCAGGGCGCACGCCGGCCAGGGCGCTAAACGGCGCGCCAGGTTGCGGCACTGCGAACGAGAGAGACAGACTGCGATTGCGGCTGAAGCGGGAATGGCTCAGTGGTGACGGGGTTTAGTGCCCGGTCTTGAGTTGCGCCCATAAACGGTTCATCAGGCGATGGACCTCGGGCGGCACGGGACGCATCAGGCTCATGCGGGACAGCACCTCATCTGCCGGATAGAGACTGGGGTCTTGCGCGAGTGCGGGTGCGATCAGCGCGCGTGCGCCATGGTTGGCACCGGGATAGAACACCGCGTTGGTGATTGAGGCGCTGACCTTCGGCTGCAGGATGTAGTTGATCCACTTCATCGCAGCCTGGGGGTGTGGGGCATCTTTGGGTATGACCATCATGTCGAACCACAGAAGCCCACCTTCGCGCACATTGGCAAAGCGGATCTCGTACGGCAGATGCGCTTCCTGTGCCCTGCGCCGTGCAATCCCGACATCACCCGACCACGCCAGGCTGACGCAGACATCGTGATTCACCAGATCGTTGATATAGCCCGATGAATTGAACTGCGTGATGTACGGGCGAACCTTGCGCAGCATGTCGAACGCTGCGTGATAGTCAGCCGGGTTGGCGCTGTTTGGGTCTTTGTGCAGGTACTGCAGCGCGGCGGCGAAAACATCGCTGGGCTGGTCGAGAAAAGACACCCCGCAGCTTTTGAGGCGCGCCATATTGGCTGGATCAAACACCAGTGCCCAGCTATCGACTGGCGCGCTTTTGCCGAGTGCCTTGCGCACCGCTTCGACGTTGTAGCCGATGCCATCGGTGCCGTAAGCCCAGGGCACGCCGTACTGGTTGCCCGGGTCGGCTTCTTCCAGCCGCTTCATCAACACGGGCGATAAATGCGCGAGGTTGGGGAGCTGCGCCCGGTCGATCTTTTGATAAACCCCTGCCTGAATTTGCCGTGCCATATAGCTGGAGGTAGGCACCACGATGTCGTAGCCGGAGCTGCCTGAAAGCAGCTTGGCCTGCAACGTGTCGTCGCTGTCGTAGCTGTCGTACTTCACCGTGAGGCCGGTTTGCTGTTCGAAATTCGACACCGTGTCGTGCGCGATGTAGTCCGACCAGTTGTACACGTTCAGTTGCGCTTCGGCGGCCATGGCGGCAGGATGGCCCAGCCATGCCACGAAGCTGGCAGCAGTTAGCGCGGCCCCCGCCAGCGCTAACCGTATGTGACGCACTCTCATGATTTTTATCCTTGAAGGCCGGGCTTCAGGCCTGGTGCCTGAGCCCGCCATCAGATGGTTGTTATGCCCGGGCAGCCAGGCCGAATTGTTCAGCCGTTGCGTCTAGTGCGCCTTTGGCTTTGGCAATGATCTCGTCAATCTCGCTGCGGGTAATTACCAGCGGTGGCGATAGCAGCATTCGATCACCGGTGGCGCGCATTACGAGGCCGCTGTTAAAGCAGAAGTCACGGCAGACGGTGCCAACTTCACCACCATTGGCGAAGCGTTTGCGCGTGCGCGGCACTTCGGCGAGTTGCAGGCCTGCGACTAGCCCCGTACCGGCAATTTCGCCTACCAGCGGGTGCTGCGCGAAGGTTTCACGCAACTGCTGCTGGAAGTACGGACCGGTGTCGTGCTTGACGCGCTCGACGATTTTTTCGTCACGCAACAGCTTGAGGTTGGCCACTGCCACCGCTGCTGCTACCGGATGCCCGGAGTAAGTCAGACCGTGGTTGAACTCGCCGTTGTCGATGATGGCGTGAGCGATGCGCTCATGCAGCCCTACTGCACCCATCGGCACATAACCGCTGGTCAGGCCTTTGGCCATGGTGATGAGATCGGGCTCGAAACCGAAGTGCTGGTGTGCGAACCATTCGCCCGTGCGGCCAAAACCACCGATCACTTCGTCTGCGACCAGCAAGATGTCGTACTTGCGGCAGATACGCTGGATTTCCGGCCAGTACGTAGCGGGCGGGAAAATCACGCCGCCTGCACCCTGGAACGGCTCACCGATAAAGGCCGCGACGTTTTCCGCGCCCAGCTCCAGGATTTTGTTTTCCAGTTGTCTGGCGCGGGCCAGACCAAAGGCTTCTGGGGTTTCGTCAGGCTGGGCTTCACCGAAGTAATACGGCTGGTCGATGTGCTCGATGTGCTCCACTTGCGAGAGCATTTGCTCGTGCATGTAACCCATGCCGCCGAGCGTGCCGCCTGCGATCGTGGACCCGTGATAGCCGTTCTTGCGCGAGATCACGTATTTTTTCTTGCGCTGGCCTTGTGTGGCCCAGTAGTGGTGAACGATGCGCAACACCGTGTCGTTGCCTTCGGAGCCGCTGTTGCAATAGAAAAAATGCTTGAACGGCGCGGGTGTCAGTTCAGCCAGCAGCGCTGAAAGTTCGATCACCGGCGGATGCGTGGTTTTGAAAAAGGTGTTGTAGAACGGCAGTTCCTGCATTTGCCGGTATGCCGCTTCAGCGAGTTCCTTGCGGCCATAACCGACATTGACGCACCACAGGCCGGCCATGCCATCAATCATCTTCGTGCCATCGGAGTCCCAGAGGTACACACCTTTGGCCTTGACGATGACACGGCTGCCCGCGCGATTGAGCGCGCCCATATCGGAGAACGGATGAAGGTGATGCGCGGCATCGAGCGCGCGGTATTCGTCGGTGCTGCGCTGCGGCGCGGCGCTGGTCGCGCTTTGTGCGGGAAGCACATAGGCGCTGGCTGGTTCAAAACGGGTCATGTAATCGCCTCCTTGAATTCGGACTTAGACATGCAACAACAGATGCTTGCGTTCCCACGAACTGATGACGCGGAAAAACGCTTCGTATTCGGTTTCTTTCAGCGCGAGGTAAGCCTTGACGAACGATTCGCCCAGAATGCCCGCCATTGGTTCGCACGCGCCCATCAGCGTCAGGCCTTCTTCCAGGTTGCGTGGCAACTGATAAGGCAATTGATAGCCATCGGTGGTGAGCGGCTCGGTGGCGCTGAGTTGTTGCGTCATCCCGAGGTAGCCCGCAGCGAGCGTGCCCGCAATCGCCAGGTATGGGTTGCAGTCCACCCCTGGAATGCGGTTTTCGACGCGTCGTGCGGCAGGGCCCGAGTGCGGGATGCGAAAGCCAACCGTGCGGTTGTCATAACCCCATTGCACGTTGATCGGAGCGGCCATGAAGCGCGACAGACGGCGATACGAATTGATATAGGGCGCGAAAATTGGCATCAGCGCGGGGGTGTATTTTTGCAGCCCGGCGATATAGCTATGGAACAGATCGGTTGGCTGGCCGTCGCTGCCGGTAAACAGGTTGAGCCCGGTTTCTTCGTCGACGAGGCTCTGGTGAATATGCATCGCCGAACCTGGCTCGTTTTCCATCGGCTTGGCCATGAAGGTCGCGTACATACGGTGGCGCAAGGCCGCTTCGCGCACCGTGCGTTTGAACAGGAACACCCGGTCTGCCAGATTCAGCGGGTCGCCGTGCATGAAGTTAATTTCCATCTGTGCTGCGCCTACTTCATGAATCAGCGTATCTACTTCGAGTTCCTGAATGTCGCAGTACTCGTAGATGTCTTCGAACAAAGGATCGAACTCGTTGACGGCTTCAATCGAGTAAGCCTGGCGGCCCGTCTCCGGGCGGCCTGTGCGGCCGATGGGCGGCTGCAGCGGCAAGTCTGGATCCTTGTTCATATCGACCAGATAAAACTCCAGCTCAGGCGCGATCACCGGCTTCCAGTCTTTAGCCTTGTACAGCTCCAGCACCCGGCGCAATACCCGGCGCGGCGAGATTGCCACCGGTGAGCCATCGAAGTGCACGCAGTCGTGGATCACCTGGGCGGTCGGATCGACTGCCCACGGGATCAGGCGAATGGTCGAAGGGTCAGGGACGCAGACCATATCGGGGTCGGTCACACCGGTCAGAGTGCCGTCTTCCGGGTATTCGCCGGTGACGGTCTGGATCATCACCGCCTGCGGCAGCCGCATCGACTCCCCTGATTCGAACTTGTTGCGCGGAATGATCTTGCCGCGCGCAATACCGGCCATGTCGGGGATGATGGCTTCGATTTCGGTGATGCGGTGTTTCTTCAGAAATTCGTCGATGTCGTGCATGAGAGTCTTCCTGGTTAGGCAAGGGGCTGGCTTACGCGGGCTGGGCGGCGGATGCCGCGTCCCGGCTGGCCCTGAGGCGCATCCGCTCGCGGCATGCTGCACCGAACGCGCGGAAGATCGCGGTGGAAAGTGGGTCGCTGCCGTGCTGCCATTCGGGATGCCATTGCACCCCTAGCGCGAAAGCGTTCGGCGCGGCAACGCTAATGGCTTCGATGAGTCCGTCTGGGGCGAGTGCTTCGGCCACGAGGCCCGCACCAAGCTGAGCAATGCCTTGGCCGTGCAGCGAATTCACCCGTGCCCTGGTGCTGCCCGCGAGGCTGGCCAGCAGCCCGCCTGGCGTCAGACGAAGGTCGTGCGCTGGGCCGTATTGCAGATCGAGCGAGTCGTTCTTGTTCTCGCGGTGATCGGCGAGCCCGGGCACGTCGTGAACCTGCTGATGCAAGGTGCCGCCGAACACCACATTCATTTCCTGAAAGCCGCGGCAGATGGCTAGCACCGGCACACCAGCGTGAAGCGCCGCCTGCATGAGCGGCAGCGTGGTGGCATCGCGTGCGGCGTCGTGCAGCGTGCCGGGTGCGCTGGCGTGGCCGCCATAACGCTGCGGCTCGACGTTCGAATAGCTGCCGGTAAACAGCAAGCCATCGAGTGCCGCGAGCAGCGCTGTGGCCGCTTGACGCTCGCCCAGTGCCGGTACGACCAGGGCCAGCGCTTGCGCGCCATCGACCACAGCGGTGAGGTACTTTTCACCGGCGGCGTGCGTTGGGTGAAGTCCGGTGATGATTCGGTCGGCACTAACACCGACGAGCGGTTTGGCTGTCATGGTTCAAGCAGTTCAGGTACGAAGGCAGTGGCTGGTTCATGGCAAAGCGCATTCGCCGCTTTAGCTGCTTTAGCGGAAGAACGTTGGTGGCCGTGATCGCGTGAAGCTCTCGCCGCATGCAGCATCACGCGTGCCTGCTGTGCCGCAAGGCGTGTGTGAGAACGGCATACGGTACGGCAGCCTGGTGCTGCGTGATAACGCAATCACGGATGAAACTGCACACGCCACGCGAATTCACGCGGACATGCAACGAGTGGCAACCGGGTGCTCAGGAGAGAGGCGCTAGGGCAGGAGGGACGCGACTTCGTCGGTCCGTACGGCGATGAATGCGCGCGCGCATACCGCGTTATGACGCCGCACGGAGCGGCGCGAGAGAACTGTGAGGAGCGAACCCGTGCGGCGGCTGGTCATGGGCTGACGGCGGTTCGATCTCACCAAAGGGCCTTTGACTTTCACGATGGCACTCAAATTGCGAGGGTTAAAAGCATTGAATCCGGCTTCATCTGGAACGCAATACGATTTAAGGTAAAAATCATACCAAAAGGTGACGGATTATTGCGTTTCAGTGAATAAAAAATATTTGAAAAATATGCTGGAATGAAGTAATGCAGAAATAAAAGCGGGGTTTCTGTATTTCACTTGATTCCGGTCCTCAGGATATACCAGTCGGGCATCAGGTCAATTTCTTTTTCCTGATTTAGCCTTAGGATTTACCCGGGTCAGGGATAAAACATTATGCTTTCCAGATGTTTTCGTTTTATGCAATAAATTTTCGTCTAAAAGTTATGCCACTCTGGATAAATTCAGGCGTTACACCTAAAGTAACGGCGTTTGAAATAATTAGGATCTTTCATCCTTGACGGCTGCCCGTAACACCGCTTTGATGCTCCGGGCGCGCATCAGGCTGGCAGATTCAGGCGGAAAATTTGCCGCCTGGTTTCTGCTTGCGCACTTCACCTCACTTCGCACTTCGTTCGATTACCCACCACTCTTTACCGTTTGCAACGAGGCATTCAGATGGAACAAAAGACATTCGCGTACTGGCAAGGCAAGGCTGACGCGCTGACGTTTGAAGGACGCGCGCTGATCGACGGCGAATTCCGCGCAGCGCAAAGCGGCCGCACTTTTGAGTGCATTAGTCCAATTGATGGCCGGGTGCTGACCACCGTGGCCGATTGCGCCGCAGCCGACGTGAATACGGCCGTGGCGGCGGCACGCCGCAGTTTCGCCGCAGGTGTATGGGCTGGACAGAATCCACGTGAGCGCAAAGCAGTGCTGTTGCGCTGGGCTGCACTGATTCGTCAGCATGAGGAGGAACTGGCGCTGCTTGAAACGCTTGATGCAGGCAAGCCGATCTGCGATACGACCACGGTTGATGTGCCCGGCGCGGCTTATAGCATCGAGTGGTATGCCGAAGCCATCGACAAGATCGGCGGCGAAGTCGTGCCCAGCGACCACCATTTGCTCGGGCTGGTGACGCGTGAACCGATTGGCGTGGTTGCGGCGGTGGTGCCATGGAATTTCCCGCTGCTGATGGCGGCATGGAAATTTGCGCCAGCGCTGGCGGCAGGCAATAGTGTGGTGCTGAAGCCTTCGGAAAAATCACCGCTGAGCGTATTGCGCGTAGCTCAGCTTGCTCATGAAGCGGGGATACCGGCAGGGGTGTTCAGTGTGTTGCCCGGGGGCGGCGAAGTGGGCAAGCTGCTGGCCTTGCATAGTGATGTGGATTGCCTGGCATTTACTGGCTCGACAGCAGTAGGAAAACAGATCATGCAGTACGCAGGGCAATCCAATCTGAAACGGATCTGGCTTGAACTGGGCGGCAAGTCGCCAAACATCGTGCTGGCAGATTGCGCTGATATCGGGCGCGCCGCACAGGCTGCAGCCGGAGCGATTTTCTACAACATGGGCGAGATGTGCACCGCAGGCTCACGCTTGCTGGTTCAACGCGACATCAAGGCCGCGTTGCTCGACAAGCTGGTCGCAGCGGCCCGGCGGTACAAGCCAGGCAATCCGCTTGACCCGGCCACCTCGATGGGCGCGATCATCGACCAGGTGCAGTTCGAGCGCGTGCTTGGATATATCGAAACCGGGCGCAGCGAAGCCCAGTTGCTGTTAGGCGGTGAGGCGGTGCAGCAGGACAGTGGTGGCTTTTATATCGAACCGACGGTTTTTGATGTGCCGCACGCAAACGCGAAGATTGCCCGCGAAGAAATTTTCGGACCGGTACTGTCGGTGCTCACGTTCGATACGGCTGAAGAGGCAATTCATCTGGCCAACGATAGCGACTATGGTCTGGCCGCAGCGGTCTGGACCGCTGACCTGACCCAGGCGCACGAGATGGCGCGTCGTTTGAGAGCGGGGACGGTTTGGGTGAACTGCTACGACGAAGGCGGCGACATGAACTTCCCGTTTGGCGGCTACCGCCAGTCTGGCAATGGACGCGACAAGTCCTTGCATGCGCTGGAGAAATACACGGAGTTGAAATCGACACTGGTGCGGTTGCGATAGGGCGTGGGACGCTCGGGGCGAAACGATGTTTCGATGGAGATGCCTGGGGCGTCCTCCTGGCGATCAGGTTTGCTGGGGGTTTTAACGGGGGTTGATGGTGTTTGCAGACGGGGTTTAGGCCGTGCCTGTAGTTTCTGGGTTGAATGGTCTTCTGCCGATTGCTTTCTTAGCGGTTAATTTTTATCTGCCTAGCTATGCTGAATACCATCATGTATAGATAAGAATCTATGAGAAAAATCGGATTTTTCGTTTTAATTATGTTTTGCTAACGATTAAATAAAAAATCTTTCGTTTTTTGATGTTCATCGGTTATCTTCGCTGTCCGAATGTTATGACAGAGACGGTCATGCATGCATATTGCATGTATGACAGGGAGGAGATGCCCGATGGAACGATGGCAGCAAAGCCGCGATGTGCCACTGGCCAGTGTGCGCACGGGGCAGCAACGGTATTTTCTGGAGGTGAAGGGGCCGGCCAATACTCGAAATGGCACTGGCCTTTCCATCGTGTCATTCGACGCCATAGAGCGTATCGGTGACCCTTATCGCATTGACATTAACGTCACGCATCCCGATGCACTGACGGTTAGCGATTACCTTGGACGTGATGCCATTTTCTCCATCACGCCGCAGGATGGCAGCTCACCGCGCGTGTTCTCCGGCTGCATTACCCGCTTCTCCGCGCTCAGCAGCAGCGCTGATATTCACACCTACCGCATCGTCGTCGAAGCACATATCGCGCGGCTTCGGCTGACCCGCACTAGCCGCATCTATCAGCATCAAAGCGCGCCACAGATCATCGAAGCGATCCTGCGCAGGCATGGTTTTAAAGGACATCAGTTTCAGTTCCGGCTGCGGCGCAAGTATCCGCAGCATCTGTTCCGCTTTCAGTATCAAACCGCTGACTGGGCGTATATCCATTTGCTGATGG of Paraburkholderia bonniea contains these proteins:
- a CDS encoding glutamine synthetase family protein; protein product: MHDIDEFLKKHRITEIEAIIPDMAGIARGKIIPRNKFESGESMRLPQAVMIQTVTGEYPEDGTLTGVTDPDMVCVPDPSTIRLIPWAVDPTAQVIHDCVHFDGSPVAISPRRVLRRVLELYKAKDWKPVIAPELEFYLVDMNKDPDLPLQPPIGRTGRPETGRQAYSIEAVNEFDPLFEDIYEYCDIQELEVDTLIHEVGAAQMEINFMHGDPLNLADRVFLFKRTVREAALRHRMYATFMAKPMENEPGSAMHIHQSLVDEETGLNLFTGSDGQPTDLFHSYIAGLQKYTPALMPIFAPYINSYRRLSRFMAAPINVQWGYDNRTVGFRIPHSGPAARRVENRIPGVDCNPYLAIAGTLAAGYLGMTQQLSATEPLTTDGYQLPYQLPRNLEEGLTLMGACEPMAGILGESFVKAYLALKETEYEAFFRVISSWERKHLLLHV
- a CDS encoding gamma-glutamyl-gamma-aminobutyrate hydrolase family protein: MTAKPLVGVSADRIITGLHPTHAAGEKYLTAVVDGAQALALVVPALGERQAATALLAALDGLLFTGSYSNVEPQRYGGHASAPGTLHDAARDATTLPLMQAALHAGVPVLAICRGFQEMNVVFGGTLHQQVHDVPGLADHRENKNDSLDLQYGPAHDLRLTPGGLLASLAGSTRARVNSLHGQGIAQLGAGLVAEALAPDGLIEAISVAAPNAFALGVQWHPEWQHGSDPLSTAIFRAFGAACRERMRLRASRDAASAAQPA
- a CDS encoding ABC transporter ATP-binding protein: MQPMSSSLPSAVPRLQPSALAPAAAPAFVRLENVVKRFGSSIAVDHVNLDLARNELFALLGSSGCGKSTLLRMLAGLESITSGRILIDGEDLAALPPYRRPVNMMFQSYALFPHMTVAGNVAFGLRQEGTPRREISERVEQALQLVQMNRYAQRKPHQLSGGQQQRVALARALVKRPKLLLLDEPMSALDKQIRQKTQLELVSIIEQVDVTCVMVTHDQEEAMTMASRLAVMSEGRIIQTGSPLEVYEYPNSRFSANFIGSTNLFEGVVVEDEPDHIFVASPELETRLHINHGITGPLGMAVGISVRPERVSVSRERPASPHNCARGVVSNVAYMGGYSLYHVRLESGKTIVANLSSTLLMNDGAPVWNDEVFVFWSPQSAVVLTQ
- a CDS encoding aspartate aminotransferase family protein, which codes for MTRFEPASAYVLPAQSATSAAPQRSTDEYRALDAAHHLHPFSDMGALNRAGSRVIVKAKGVYLWDSDGTKMIDGMAGLWCVNVGYGRKELAEAAYRQMQELPFYNTFFKTTHPPVIELSALLAELTPAPFKHFFYCNSGSEGNDTVLRIVHHYWATQGQRKKKYVISRKNGYHGSTIAGGTLGGMGYMHEQMLSQVEHIEHIDQPYYFGEAQPDETPEAFGLARARQLENKILELGAENVAAFIGEPFQGAGGVIFPPATYWPEIQRICRKYDILLVADEVIGGFGRTGEWFAHQHFGFEPDLITMAKGLTSGYVPMGAVGLHERIAHAIIDNGEFNHGLTYSGHPVAAAVAVANLKLLRDEKIVERVKHDTGPYFQQQLRETFAQHPLVGEIAGTGLVAGLQLAEVPRTRKRFANGGEVGTVCRDFCFNSGLVMRATGDRMLLSPPLVITRSEIDEIIAKAKGALDATAEQFGLAARA
- a CDS encoding polyamine ABC transporter substrate-binding protein, encoding MRVRHIRLALAGAALTAASFVAWLGHPAAMAAEAQLNVYNWSDYIAHDTVSNFEQQTGLTVKYDSYDSDDTLQAKLLSGSSGYDIVVPTSSYMARQIQAGVYQKIDRAQLPNLAHLSPVLMKRLEEADPGNQYGVPWAYGTDGIGYNVEAVRKALGKSAPVDSWALVFDPANMARLKSCGVSFLDQPSDVFAAALQYLHKDPNSANPADYHAAFDMLRKVRPYITQFNSSGYINDLVNHDVCVSLAWSGDVGIARRRAQEAHLPYEIRFANVREGGLLWFDMMVIPKDAPHPQAAMKWINYILQPKVSASITNAVFYPGANHGARALIAPALAQDPSLYPADEVLSRMSLMRPVPPEVHRLMNRLWAQLKTGH
- a CDS encoding ABC transporter permease subunit codes for the protein MTHPNRLLSCTALTLGFSFLYLPILSLVVFSFNESRLVTVWSGFSLKWYAALLDDRELLAAAWLSLKIGLMTACASVVIGTWAGFVLARFGRFRGFTLFAGMVNAPLVIPEVIQGISLLLLFVALEQMLGWPHGRGIATIWIGHVMLCLSYVAIVVQSRVKELDRSLEEAALNLGATPFKVFFLITLPLIAQALVSGWLLSFTLSIDDLVLSAFLSGPGSTTLPLIVFSRVRLGLNPEMNALATLFISSVTIGVIGINHGLLKRERRRTRDMQLACTASAADTQTDAPRYPDVPAATRT
- a CDS encoding NAD(P)/FAD-dependent oxidoreductase, with the protein product MLPFSNQPHAASYYAATANDSTRHAPLDTALNVDVCVIGAGLTGISTALNLVERGHSVAVLEAAKVGWAASGRNGGQMIGGYACDIDTFSPYLSADELRQVWSMGQETLAQIRARIERHQIDCDLTPGYLTVANKTRDTVALRQAQDAAQRRFGHDRLRYIERGELGRYVQSSRYLGGLFDPDSGHLHPLNYTLGLARAATAAGARIFEDSRATAIRREASGHHRIDTARGSVRAQFVVLACNAYLGALAPDVARKIMPVGTYVVTTEALDPARASALMPAHAAVCDSRFVLDYFRPLPDRRLLWGGKVSYSTREPRQLAEAMRRDLLKTFPQLADVKLDYTWGGFVDITRNRAPHFGRLSPSVYFAQGFSGHGVNTTGLAGELIAAAIHGQAERFDLFARVQHRDFPGGPWLRMPALVLAMAWYRMRDWL
- a CDS encoding ABC transporter permease subunit — its product is MKHTTSSPSLPLSPAAASPRVTPSWFRQRLARLRPSGRSLVIGPPFVWLTVFFALPFVLVLKISFAEMHLGIPPYTGLATLRDGALHLSLQFSHYAFLLEDSLYVATWLSSVKMAGVSTVCCLLLGFPMAYYIARSAPGTRHLLMMAVMLPFWTSFLIRVYAWIGILKDEGLLNHLLLALGLIHSPLHLYRTEAGVYLGMVYSYLPFMVMPLYAHLVKMDLRLLEAAYDLGAKPWTAFTRITLPLSKNGIIAGSLLVFIPAVGEYVIPELLGGADTLMIGRVMWDEFFNNMDWPMAAAVTVTMVLLLLVPMALFQYYQVKEFEEAP